ACTCACGCCAAGGCGCAATCGTTACCACATCAGGGGCTAAAGCAATAGCGCCTAGCTCAAAACGCACTTGATCATTACCTTTACCGGTAGCACCATGACTGATCGCATCGGCGTCATGCTCTTTGGCAATCTCAACCAAACGCTTGGCAATAAGGGGACGAGCGATAGAGGTTCCTAATAGGTACTCACCTTCATAGATAGCATTGGCACGAAACATAGGGAATACATAATCACGGGCGAACTCTTCACGTAAGTCTTCAATATGGATATGCTTGATACCCATCGCTTCCGCTTTGGCGCGAGCGGGCTCTACTTCCTCTCCTTGACCGATATCAGCGGTAAAGGTAATGACCTCAGCATCATAGGTTTCTTTTAGCCATTTGGCGATAATTGAGGTATCTAGTCCGCCAGAATAGGCTAAGACAATTTTATTAATATTTTTAGGATCAAGCTGAGCCATGAAAAACTCCTTACATGGGAAATAGTAAAAAAATTTAAACTTAAAATGGGATTGAGTGATAAATTGCTTGTTCAGTGTACATCATATTTACTATGGGCAAAAGTGCAACTATGCCTACACGTGCTTGTTTAGCCTTTACAAATGCAAGATACTAGCCGTTAGCAACAAAATGTAGGCTTATATTTAGTCAAACGGGTAAACCTGTTATGATAGTAACTGATGCCATGCTACGAGTTTAGCTGTGTATTTTCTACTTCTTATTCCCTTATATAATGATATAGAGCGCCATGACACCCACTACTGATGCGATAACAGAACTAACTATTATTCAACCAGACGACTGGCATATTCACCTTCGTGACGATAAGGCGCTAGCGACTACTGTACCTCATGCTGCAGCTAGTTTTAACCGTGCTATTTGCATGCCAAACTTAGTACCACCTGTAAAAACTACCGATGAAGCGCTTGCTTATCGTCAACGCATTTTGCATCATCTACAAGCAAGTGATGTTAGCACTGAGCGTAAAGCTGCCTTTGATCCGCGCATGACCTTATACATGACCAATGAAACTAGCGCCCATGATATCGAAGTAGCCGCCAAGTCTGGTATTGTTCAAGCGGTAAAGCTATACCCAGCAGGGGCAACGACCAATTCTGCTGATGGCGTAACCGATATCAATGCCTGTGTTGGTATCTTTGAGGCCATGGAAAGGTACAACTTACCGTTGCTACTTCATGGAGAAGTTACCCATGATCACGTTGATATCTTTGATCGTGAAAAGCGCTTTTTAGAAGAAGTGCTGGCTCAAATTATTGCCAAGTTCCCCTCGCTAAAAATCGTTATGGAACATATTACCACTAGTGATGCCGCTGATTTTATCTTGTCGCAAGGCAATCAAGTCGCCGCCACTATTACTCCGCAGCACCTGATGTTTAACCGCAATCATTTATTACTGGGCGGTATCAAGCCCCATTTCTATTGCTTACCTATCTTAAAGCGTGAAAAACATCAAAAGGTGCTTTTGGATGTCGCAACTAGCGGCAACCCTAAGTTCTTTTTGGGCACAGATTCTGCGCCGCATGCTACTGATCAAAAAGAAAACGCTTGCGGCTGTGCCGGCTGCTATAGCGCATCAATAGCACTGCCTTTATATGCTACTGCTTTTGATAGCGTCGGTAAGATTGATAAGCTAGAGGGCTTTACCAGCCGTTTTGGCGCCCAGTTCTATGGTCTACCTGTCAACGAGACTACGGTTACTTTGATCAATCAACCTATGCAAGTACCCGCCGACTATCCTTATTTTGATAACTCAAAATTGACGCCATTAATGGCGGGTGAATACTTGCCTTGGTCTATTAAAAGTTAAGTCCCAGAAAAACCTAACTTTTTAGCTCATAGATATCGATAGCTGATGCTATAAATCAATTATAGTGTCAGCTTACAACTTATTAAGCTCTCTATTTTAATACCAAAACTCCTCTCATTTATAAACTCGTATTAAACCTGATAAATGATAAAGTACAATTTGACTGATAAAAGTGATTTAACCTGCTATGACCACTACGACTAATACTGCGCCATCTGATAAGTCCGATAAAGCCTTATCAAATGATTCATCTAATAATGACTCAAATAACAACTTAAACACCTCTACTGTCGATACCAGCCAATACGTTGTCACGACTAGAACTATTGATAGCATCAATGAGACTGTTGATGAATCAGAAGTGTCTGCGCCTATGACTCTCAAAGAGCGTTTTCGTAAATTTTTACCGGTAGTAGTTGATGTTGAAACTGCAGGCTTTAATGCGCAGACTGATGCGCTGTTAGAGATTGCTTGTATACCTATCCTATTAAATGAGCAAGGGGTTTTTTATCCAGGAGAAGCGTTGAATGCGCATATTGAGCCTTTTGAAGGCGCAAACCTAGAGCCACGGGCGCTTGAGTTCACCGGTATCGATCCTAATAATCCGCTGCGAAAGGCTATTGCTGAAGATGAAAAAACTGCCTTACGCCGTTTATTTAAGGGTCTCAAAGAAGTGCGCCGGGCGGAGGAATGCCGTCAATGTGTGCTAATTGGACACAACGCCCATTTTGACTTGGCATTTTTGAATGCTGCGGTTTTACGTACTAATAGCAAGAATCATAACCCTTTCCATCAGTTTTCTGTTTTTGACACCGTTACCTTATCAGCATTAGCATTTGGGCAAACCGTGCTTGCTCGAGCTTGTAAGGCTGCTGGAATAGACTTTGATGGTAAAGATGCTCATTCAGCTTTATACGACACCCAAAAAACCGCTGAATTGTTCTGCCACATTCTAAACAGTTATCCGATGCTGCCCAATGCTTTGTATACAGAAGAGCCGGAGAGTGAACCCAAAGATAATGATGAGTAATAAACAACAATATAAAAACATAACTATTGTCAATTTATTATTATAATTAACGAATAGCTCTACTCACTTTAGAAGGATTCTATCATCTGACTTGTATTTAATTTTAAATTTAATTTGATTATAAGGACATAATCAAAACCCTTCTATCTTTTTGATAGCATCTCTTTGATAGGCCCTCTTTTTGATATATTTAAACCACTTTGTTTAGCTCAAAAAAAGGACTTTGCCATGGACCCACAAGTTAAGTTATGGGGCACCATTTTTGGTTATATGTTGCTGGCTATCAGTATAAGTATTTGTACATCATTATGGATTCGTCATCATTTAAAGAATAAAGACCTGCATCCGCGGCGTGCTATCAAAAAAAGGTACTTAACTTTAAAAAGAAGAAGAAAAAAGCTTGACACCAGGCGCAAGCGCCACTAAAATGTGCACCACTTCAGCATAAATGGTGAAAGCAGCTGAAGGTGTAGTACCTAGTCCCCATCGTCTAGAGGCCTAGGACACCGCCCTTTCACGGCGGTAACGGGGGTTCGAATCCCCCTGGGGACGCCACATATTAAAATACTATAGTCTTTAAAAGCTATAATTATTTTTAAACCCTTAGAATTTGATAGATTCTAAGGGTTTTTTTGTGTCTGTCTACTTTTATTTTTTATAACTTAAGAGCAGCATAGACTATAACTCCTCAGAAACTCATAAAAACTAAAAAGCCAGCAAAACGCTGGCCTTATAACAATACCTTAAAACTTATAAGTTTAAAATATTTTATCTGATAGCAAAACCCAAAATAGTGCTGCCACAATTAACAAACCTAATATTGTTTGAATCAAAAAGAAAGCTTGATGCTGGCTAACGACTTTACCTAAAGTAACCCCTAAGGCTTTATATTTAATAGGCTGCATATCCACTTCTTCCTTTTTCTCTTGCTGCTCATAATAGTTTTGTAACACATTTAAAAACTGTACCCATTCATCTTCAACCCAAGTATAGGGCTTAAATGGCATCAAAGCTTTGACTCTAGAATCATCAACCATCCAGCGCTCAAGAATAATAGAGCGTAAAGACCAACTAGAAAAACGACGCTGATTAATGACTGAAAAATCCAGTACTTTTATCTCTTTATGACGATTATCCATTAACAATCGGTTTTTTAGATTGGTTAATGCTTGCTCAGTGCCTTCAACGCACTGAAAAAAGTAACCATTGCCATAGCAAAGAATACCGGTCACCTTATCCGCTTGATTGTTTTTTATAGAATGATCAGCTATATCGTTTAGCGTACTAGCGCCTGATAAGCCTGTTGAAGTAATACGGCTTATGTAAACCAGCTGATAGAGCTCTGAGCTCTTCAAGTTTGTTGTATCAGCAGCCTTTAACAATCTGCTTCTCCTTATTATGGCATTCACTTCTGATCTATGAGACTTAAAGTAAACAATATAGAAGTAGAATAATTAGTAATACAGGGTGCTTTCTATATTATTGATATTATAAGATTTATTATTGATTGTATTAAGTTAGTTACAGTGTAGGACAATTAGGTCAATAAAGCAAACTTTTGTGATAAGACTGCCAGCCTTTCTTGTAACTGAACAAAGTTTTATAAAAAATCTAGTTGTTTTTAGAGGCTAATTCTTATAAATAACGAACTAATGCCTCAGGTACGAAAGGATGGGAAGCAGACTACTATCTAGCTATAGGTAGCATATACTTTAAAATAAAAAAACACCATAAGCTCTACTATGACCTATAGTGTTTAAGGAATAAATTTTTGGAGGTTTGGTATTTTAGAATGAAGGTTCGCTCTGAGCCTTTATTATAGAGGTTAGCAATAGATTGTCATCAGGATAAGTCAGTTTGATATTTTGGCGGCTACCTTCAACTAAGCGGATAGGTAAGTCTAAATACTCAAAAGCACTAGCTTCGTCAGTAATGCTCAGGTGCTGCTCTTTGACGTAAGACAGGACTCTATATAGTTGATCTACTCGAAAAACCTGCGGGGTTTGTGCTTGCCAAATACCAGTACGATCTATGGTATGTTTAGCATAACATTGCTGACTATTGTTTATACTATTAGTTTCATTATTACTTGAATGACTGTTAGCGCTATCTTGATGGTCAGCAGCTACATTAGCGTTAGAGAGCACATAAGACTGCTTTAGGGTATCAGCTACAGGAGCTGCCAAAATAGCCCCATAATGCTCATGCATGGCCGATTCTATCACTTGATTTATATCAGTTTGGGGCACGGCAGGACGAGCGGCATCATGAATCAAAATGAGATCCGAGGGCTTTGCACCCGCTGCCATTATTGCCTCAACACCTGCGAATACCGACTGCCAACGCTCATTGCCGCCAAGCGTATAATAAACAGGCAAAGCAAAATTCAAAGTTCGTGCAATATCATCATCACTAGCCACAACTAACCAGCAGTCAGTAATATAATCACTAGTTGCCAATCTGGCAACGCTACGCTGTAGTAACGTTTGGCCACCTAAAAGCACATACTGCTTAGGGATAGAGGCACCAAAACGGCTACCACGTCCAGCAGCGACAATCATGGCATAGACTTTAGGATTGGTGTTCATATTATGATATCGGACAGAGGGCGAAAGAAATAAATATTGTATGGATATTACTAACTAACACGCTAAAAACAAAGCATTATAAATATAATAACGTACTGACTAGCGACGAAACGGATAAAGTCACTGACTAGTGTGGGTCGTGGGTGCGGTAGAAACTTGTACGAAAGTCTCGTTAGGCTTTATCAAGCCTAGATCTAAACGAGCATGCTCCTCTACTGCCTCAAGCCCAGTCTTTAGATCATGGACATCGGTACGTAGCAAATCATTAGCCGCAGTCTGATTACTATTCAAGCGTTGCTGCTCACTAATCTGCACCTGCAGCTTGTTGTGCTCAAGTCGACCATTTTGACCAAACCAGTACTGATATTGCAGCCCTGATAGCACGGCAACCGCTAAAGCAAGTAGCATAAACTGGCTAAAATATTTCATATAATAATAACATCGAACAAGGTGAAAGGTATATAAAGCAAAGCGCTAATACTAATATTAGCACTTTGCTTCAGCATTTAGCCACGTAGACCAATGAACTCATCTGCACCGCGGTAACTGGCACGGACTTGTTGTTCTATACGCAGTAGCTGATTGTATTTTGCAACACGATCCGAGCGGCAAAGTGAACCAGTCTTGATCTGACCAGCAGCAGTACCCACCGCTAGATCTGCAATGGTGCTGTCTTCTGTTTCGCCAGAGCGATGCGAGATGATCGTCGCATAGCCATTATTTTTGGCCAAGTAGATAGCATCTAAAGTTTCTGACAAAGTGCCGATTTGGTTGAACTTAATCAAGATAGCGTTAGCGATATTTTTATCGATACCTTCTTGCAGGATAGCTGGATTGGTTACAAACAAATCATCACCAACCAACTGTACTCTATCGCCAATTTGCTCGGTTAAATACTTCCAACCATCCCAATCGCCTTCATCAAGACCATCTTCGATAGAGATAATAGGATATTGACGGGTCAGTCCTACTAAATAATCAGAGAACCCTTGGCTATCAAAAGATTTATTGCCCTCGCCTGCCAAAACATATCTGCCATCTTTGTAGAACTCGCTAGCGGCACAGTCAAGCGCTAAGTGAATATCTTCACCGGCTTTATAGCCTACTTGCTCAATAGCTTGCATGATAACCGTAATAGCTTCTTCGTTGCTACGTAGGTTGGGTGCAAATCCACCTTCATCGCCTACAGAAGTATTCAGACCTTGTGACTTTAGCACCGACTTTAAGCTATGGAAAATCTCCGTACCCGCTCGCAGCGCTTCTGAAAAACTACTGAAACCTACAGGCTCAATCATAAACTCTTGAATATCAACGGTATTATCTGCATGCTCGCCACCATTTAAAATATTCATCATGGGCACAGGCATAGTAAGCGACGTCTGATTACGCAGGTTGGCGATATATTGATGCAGTGGCAGGCTTTGTGCTTTTGCTGCGGCTTTTGCTGCGGCTAATGAAACCGCTAGCATAGCATTAGCACCCAACTTGTCTTTGTTCTCAGTACCATCAAGGGCAATCATCGCATCGTCAATACGCTGCTGTTCGGTGACATCAGTATTGATAAGTGCGCTACGAATCTGACTATTGACGTTGGCAACGGCCTTTTTGACGCCCTTACCCATGTAACGAGACTTATCCCCATCACGTAGCTCAAGCGCTTCACGTGAACCTGTTGAGGCGCCACTAGGGGCAGCGGCACGGCCCACTCTGCCATCAGCCAAAATAACATCAGCTTCAATCGTTGGATTACCACGTGAGTCTAAAATTTCACGAGCGCGAATGTCTTTAATCTCGGTAGCGTTTTTGATTTCTTCAGCGTACATAGTCGGTGTTAATTCCTTTGGTCATGCCAAGTGTGTGGGATAAAAAAGGGATATTATATAAAATTAGGGTAATTCGTATAACCAAAATATTAGCCTTGATGCAATGCTCAGCGCTTATTTACTATTCATTAACCGAACATAAAGCAGATTATTTACCACTAATCTGGCACTTTATTAGCTTAATAATAACTTGGTTATCGTATTTGGCATAATAGCATAATTTGCTTTAAACATCGCCTATCTTAGCAACCCCTACTAGGGCGTATGAAGTACTCAATACACCCTAATGATTATTCAAGATACTATTGGAGAATGTCTTAAAAATATTGAGGCAAAATGTTTAAATATTATTTGGATACCGTATTATCGAGCTCCACTTCAGTTTTGAAGCGAGTTAAGCGCAGAGCGTTCATCAGTACAGAGATGGAGCTAAGCGCCATAGCTGCCGCAGCAATCATAGGATTTAAAAAGCCAAAGGCGGCAAGTGGAATACCTAGAGTATTATAAAGGAAGGCAAAAAATAAGTTTTGTTTGATATTACGTAGCGTGGCGTTAGCAATCTTTTGCGCCGCATCAATGTGCATAAGCGATTCCCCCATCAAACGAGCGGAGGCGCTATGCTGTGCTACGTCCGTACCTTCAAACATAGCAAAGCTGGCATCAGCGGTAGCCATGGCTGGCGCATCATTGACACCGTCCCCTGCCATAGCCACTTTGTGACCTGCTGTTTGTAGTTTGGCAATTTGACTGGCTTTATCACGGGGACTCATTTTACCGTAAGCGGCTTTAATCCCCAGCTGTGCTGCTACATGGTCAACTACCGATTGCTTATCACCACTCATCAAGATAACATCAATACCGGCGTCTTGAAGGGCCGTAATAGCCTGCGGCGTATCCGACTTAAGATCATCAGCCAAAGCAAATGCACCTAGAGGCTCATCATTAATACTGATGGCGACGGTACTGGCAATTTGCCACACTTTAGGCATCAGCTTCGGTAAGGTTAAATTGGTATACTCTGCAGTACCCACTTTTACCATACCTAACCCTGCAATATTGGCTTGAATGCCTGCTCCTTTCACCACACTGATATCAGTAACCGGTAACAGTGGTAAATTACGCTCTTTGGCAGCATTGATAAGAGCCGTTGCTAAAGGATGACTAGCATGCGCTTCAACGCTTGCGGCAAGTTGCAAGACGTCATCTACTGCTAAAGATCTATCGACCATTACTTGATCAACGATAGTAGGTTTACCGATGGTCAAAGTGCCGGTTTTGTCGAGCACTACCGTATCAATATTACCAGCCGCTTCCAAACTTTGTGCGTCTTTGAACCAAACCCCATGGCGCGCTGCCACCCCCATTCCTGCCATAATGGCAGCTGGGGTAGCCAAACCAAGCGCACATGGACAAGCAATAACCAACACTGATACCGCATGCATCAAAGCCGTATCTACCATACCCGTTAGCCACCAAGTCAGCCCAAAGGTAATTATTGAGATAGCAACGACTACTGGTACGAAGATAGCTGTAACTCTATCAGCTATCCGAGCCAAATTAGCTTTTGAGCCCTGAGCGTCACTGAGCGCTTGCACCATATCGCCAAGCTTAGTATCACTGCCCTTGGCACGGACTCGATATAACAAACTACCATTTTCAACCAAAGCGCCCGCTAACAACGCATCTCCAGGTTCTTTTTTGAGCGGTACGGACTCACCGGTTAAATGGCTCTCTACACACCAGCCACTACCGTCAACGACGATACCATCGGTGGCCACTCTGCTACCTTGCTTAGCCCGTAAGATATCATCTACTTGTACCTCTTGTAACGCCACGTTATGAAAATCACCGTTTGGCTGTTGCTGCTCAACCTCATCAGGAGTCAAAGATAATAATAGATCGATACTGTTTAGGCTATGCTTTTTGGTACGATCTTCTAAATATTTTCCCGTACGCACAAAAGCAATAACCATCACCCCAGCTTCAAAATATACTGCTGGACCATGACCACCTGCATGAGAGCTTTGGAGTAAGCTATTGAGACTACCATCACCATGAGTAAGCCACAGATAAGTGGAATATGCCCAAATAGTTACGGTACCAATGACTACCAGCACGTCCATATTGGCAAGACCACCTTTGATGGAAGCCCAAGCGCTCTTATAAAAAGGTAGTGCCAAACCAAACTGTACAATAGTCGCTAGAATAAATTGTATCCAGACCGGCGGCATCCAAGCCATACCTTGACCCACCAGCATGCCTGCCATACCAAATAAAAACGGTACCAAACATACCCATAAAGCAATCAGTCGCCATGGCCATTCAGTCGCTGTATCTTCATCGGCTTGGGAAAATAAGGTATCACCTGCTTGCAAATTGGCGACAAAACCAGTCTTATTAACCCATTCAGTCACCTGTTCTGGCGTAGTCTCAGTAGGATCATAATCCACATTAGCCGTTTCGCCAGCAAAGTTTACGTTTACCTCATAGATCGCAGACTTCTTATTGAGCACTTTCTCGATTCGTGAAGCACAGGCCTGACACGTCATGCCCTCAATCGCCAGCTGTAGATGGGCACGTTCCGGCTGTAGTTGAGTATTCGATTGAATAGCGGTCTCAACGTCATAGGATTGATCGTTTGCGATGCGAGTAGAATCAGTCATAGGTAAAGCTCGTCATAGTCTTATAGCTTCATAACCCATTCACAATAAGGTTATAGAAGTTAAAGGCATAGCAGTGGAAGAAATAAATATTTATAAAACTTAGCTATTATTATACTTAAAAATATATTAACAATATAGTTTAGATGGTTATCATCATCAACAATTCAAGGCTGCTATAGCGCTTAAAGTAGCCCACTAAAAAA
This sequence is a window from Psychrobacter jeotgali. Protein-coding genes within it:
- a CDS encoding IspD/TarI family cytidylyltransferase, which produces MNTNPKVYAMIVAAGRGSRFGASIPKQYVLLGGQTLLQRSVARLATSDYITDCWLVVASDDDIARTLNFALPVYYTLGGNERWQSVFAGVEAIMAAGAKPSDLILIHDAARPAVPQTDINQVIESAMHEHYGAILAAPVADTLKQSYVLSNANVAADHQDSANSHSSNNETNSINNSQQCYAKHTIDRTGIWQAQTPQVFRVDQLYRVLSYVKEQHLSITDEASAFEYLDLPIRLVEGSRQNIKLTYPDDNLLLTSIIKAQSEPSF
- a CDS encoding FtsB family cell division protein, producing MKYFSQFMLLALAVAVLSGLQYQYWFGQNGRLEHNKLQVQISEQQRLNSNQTAANDLLRTDVHDLKTGLEAVEEHARLDLGLIKPNETFVQVSTAPTTHTSQ
- a CDS encoding BLUF domain-containing protein, with translation MLKAADTTNLKSSELYQLVYISRITSTGLSGASTLNDIADHSIKNNQADKVTGILCYGNGYFFQCVEGTEQALTNLKNRLLMDNRHKEIKVLDFSVINQRRFSSWSLRSIILERWMVDDSRVKALMPFKPYTWVEDEWVQFLNVLQNYYEQQEKKEEVDMQPIKYKALGVTLGKVVSQHQAFFLIQTILGLLIVAALFWVLLSDKIF
- the eno gene encoding phosphopyruvate hydratase, with the protein product MYAEEIKNATEIKDIRAREILDSRGNPTIEADVILADGRVGRAAAPSGASTGSREALELRDGDKSRYMGKGVKKAVANVNSQIRSALINTDVTEQQRIDDAMIALDGTENKDKLGANAMLAVSLAAAKAAAKAQSLPLHQYIANLRNQTSLTMPVPMMNILNGGEHADNTVDIQEFMIEPVGFSSFSEALRAGTEIFHSLKSVLKSQGLNTSVGDEGGFAPNLRSNEEAITVIMQAIEQVGYKAGEDIHLALDCAASEFYKDGRYVLAGEGNKSFDSQGFSDYLVGLTRQYPIISIEDGLDEGDWDGWKYLTEQIGDRVQLVGDDLFVTNPAILQEGIDKNIANAILIKFNQIGTLSETLDAIYLAKNNGYATIISHRSGETEDSTIADLAVGTAAGQIKTGSLCRSDRVAKYNQLLRIEQQVRASYRGADEFIGLRG
- a CDS encoding heavy metal translocating P-type ATPase, with protein sequence MTDSTRIANDQSYDVETAIQSNTQLQPERAHLQLAIEGMTCQACASRIEKVLNKKSAIYEVNVNFAGETANVDYDPTETTPEQVTEWVNKTGFVANLQAGDTLFSQADEDTATEWPWRLIALWVCLVPFLFGMAGMLVGQGMAWMPPVWIQFILATIVQFGLALPFYKSAWASIKGGLANMDVLVVIGTVTIWAYSTYLWLTHGDGSLNSLLQSSHAGGHGPAVYFEAGVMVIAFVRTGKYLEDRTKKHSLNSIDLLLSLTPDEVEQQQPNGDFHNVALQEVQVDDILRAKQGSRVATDGIVVDGSGWCVESHLTGESVPLKKEPGDALLAGALVENGSLLYRVRAKGSDTKLGDMVQALSDAQGSKANLARIADRVTAIFVPVVVAISIITFGLTWWLTGMVDTALMHAVSVLVIACPCALGLATPAAIMAGMGVAARHGVWFKDAQSLEAAGNIDTVVLDKTGTLTIGKPTIVDQVMVDRSLAVDDVLQLAASVEAHASHPLATALINAAKERNLPLLPVTDISVVKGAGIQANIAGLGMVKVGTAEYTNLTLPKLMPKVWQIASTVAISINDEPLGAFALADDLKSDTPQAITALQDAGIDVILMSGDKQSVVDHVAAQLGIKAAYGKMSPRDKASQIAKLQTAGHKVAMAGDGVNDAPAMATADASFAMFEGTDVAQHSASARLMGESLMHIDAAQKIANATLRNIKQNLFFAFLYNTLGIPLAAFGFLNPMIAAAAMALSSISVLMNALRLTRFKTEVELDNTVSK
- the rnt gene encoding ribonuclease T; the encoded protein is MTLKERFRKFLPVVVDVETAGFNAQTDALLEIACIPILLNEQGVFYPGEALNAHIEPFEGANLEPRALEFTGIDPNNPLRKAIAEDEKTALRRLFKGLKEVRRAEECRQCVLIGHNAHFDLAFLNAAVLRTNSKNHNPFHQFSVFDTVTLSALAFGQTVLARACKAAGIDFDGKDAHSALYDTQKTAELFCHILNSYPMLPNALYTEEPESEPKDNDE
- the pyrC gene encoding dihydroorotase; its protein translation is MTPTTDAITELTIIQPDDWHIHLRDDKALATTVPHAAASFNRAICMPNLVPPVKTTDEALAYRQRILHHLQASDVSTERKAAFDPRMTLYMTNETSAHDIEVAAKSGIVQAVKLYPAGATTNSADGVTDINACVGIFEAMERYNLPLLLHGEVTHDHVDIFDREKRFLEEVLAQIIAKFPSLKIVMEHITTSDAADFILSQGNQVAATITPQHLMFNRNHLLLGGIKPHFYCLPILKREKHQKVLLDVATSGNPKFFLGTDSAPHATDQKENACGCAGCYSASIALPLYATAFDSVGKIDKLEGFTSRFGAQFYGLPVNETTVTLINQPMQVPADYPYFDNSKLTPLMAGEYLPWSIKS